One region of Dokdonia sp. 4H-3-7-5 genomic DNA includes:
- a CDS encoding TonB-dependent receptor plug domain-containing protein, with translation MIKKVFSILFLIIFFLFFSDVRSQENNSERIPLVAVLKSIETKYDVRFSYVDELVSSIKIPRISNDKTLDDALLFITNYTGYDFDKLNNRFIVLRDLNRPNEIQELDNIYIASLLTSGISKSSSGVTIIAPKQFGILPGVIEPDVLQTVQALPGIISTNETVSNLNIRGGTNDQNLILWDGIKMYQSGHFFGLISAFNPYLTKRVEVIKNGTSARYGDGVSGVLKIGLEDSLSNEKSGSISANLLHVKGFAKLPLTKKASLLLSARRSHTDITETPTYRNYTNRIFQDTDLEMSENLPISASNINFFFYDISAKYIYNINNRDYLSVSATTLFNKLEYDENTTAAGVFERSGINQGNRGLKIKYARQWNRQFKTDLNLYASNYNLRSRNFNIENNQQLDQENEVLDLGLTLNTQLKLGDNFGWGNGYQFTEVGTRNLAQTNNPLFFRNEKHITRIQALFTELSFLSNNNTTQFIVGSRASYLERFNKLILEPRLRFSQRFSNYFKLSALGESKNQSIFQIIDQPNDFLGLERRRWVAADNEKLPVLRSKQASISLDYTRNKWLFSIEGYLKEVAGISSRSQGFQNQFQFTNATGSYHVTGLDFLARKRFESFTSWLSYSYSKNNYTFSTLNEGRRFPNNKDIRHSISAGTSYSLERFKLSLGFNWRSGTPFTRPQNQSILQNNQIVYEKPNSSSLDSFLRFDISTIYNFKILKNDAQIGASIWNLLNNNNILNTYYLVDSKNEVQQMTVKSLGFTPNLSFQYNF, from the coding sequence GTGATTAAAAAAGTTTTCTCAATACTTTTTCTTATAATATTCTTTTTATTTTTTTCTGATGTAAGATCTCAAGAGAATAATAGCGAGAGAATACCTCTGGTTGCTGTTTTAAAAAGCATCGAGACAAAGTATGATGTAAGATTTTCATATGTAGATGAACTCGTTTCTTCCATTAAAATACCACGTATTTCAAATGATAAAACTCTTGACGACGCGCTCCTTTTTATAACCAACTATACAGGCTATGATTTTGATAAACTTAATAATCGTTTTATAGTTTTAAGAGATCTCAATCGTCCTAACGAAATTCAAGAACTCGATAATATTTACATCGCATCCCTACTAACTTCGGGAATATCTAAATCTAGCTCTGGGGTTACAATAATAGCTCCAAAGCAATTTGGTATTCTCCCTGGTGTCATAGAGCCAGATGTACTACAAACAGTCCAAGCCTTACCAGGAATTATAAGCACCAACGAGACGGTATCCAATCTAAATATACGAGGAGGAACAAACGATCAAAACCTAATACTCTGGGATGGAATCAAAATGTATCAATCTGGCCATTTTTTCGGTCTCATATCTGCTTTTAATCCTTATTTAACTAAACGAGTTGAAGTCATAAAAAATGGCACAAGCGCAAGGTATGGCGATGGTGTTTCTGGAGTACTCAAAATAGGACTAGAGGACAGCCTTTCTAATGAAAAAAGCGGAAGCATAAGTGCAAACTTGCTGCACGTTAAAGGGTTTGCTAAACTACCGCTCACCAAGAAAGCTTCTTTGCTCCTATCTGCTAGAAGATCTCATACAGATATAACCGAAACGCCTACATATCGCAATTATACAAATCGTATTTTTCAAGACACAGATCTTGAAATGAGCGAAAATCTTCCCATTTCTGCATCAAATATTAATTTCTTTTTTTATGATATTAGCGCAAAATACATCTACAACATAAACAATCGTGATTATCTAAGTGTAAGTGCTACCACACTATTTAATAAGTTAGAATACGATGAAAACACGACGGCGGCAGGAGTCTTTGAACGTAGTGGTATAAATCAAGGAAACCGAGGTTTAAAAATTAAATATGCAAGACAGTGGAATCGACAATTTAAAACTGATCTTAATTTATATGCCTCAAACTACAATTTAAGGTCACGTAATTTTAATATAGAAAATAACCAACAACTTGACCAAGAAAACGAAGTTCTTGACCTAGGTCTTACATTAAACACACAATTAAAGCTAGGTGATAATTTTGGTTGGGGAAATGGATATCAATTTACAGAGGTAGGAACTAGAAACCTTGCACAAACTAATAATCCGCTCTTTTTTAGAAATGAGAAACACATTACACGTATTCAAGCGCTATTTACAGAGCTCTCATTTCTCTCTAACAATAATACTACACAATTTATTGTGGGCTCAAGAGCAAGCTACCTAGAGCGTTTTAACAAGCTTATTTTAGAACCAAGACTACGTTTTAGCCAGCGGTTTTCAAATTATTTTAAGTTAAGTGCTCTTGGTGAGAGCAAAAACCAATCTATTTTTCAAATTATTGATCAACCCAATGATTTTTTAGGACTTGAACGAAGAAGATGGGTCGCGGCAGATAACGAAAAATTACCAGTATTAAGAAGTAAGCAAGCATCTATAAGCCTAGATTATACTAGAAACAAATGGTTATTTAGTATAGAGGGTTATCTAAAAGAAGTTGCAGGGATTTCCTCGAGAAGTCAAGGCTTTCAGAACCAATTTCAATTTACAAATGCTACTGGATCCTATCATGTTACAGGGCTTGATTTTCTTGCACGCAAGCGGTTTGAATCTTTTACTAGTTGGCTCAGTTATTCCTATTCAAAAAACAATTATACTTTTAGCACATTAAATGAAGGCCGCAGATTCCCTAACAACAAAGACATAAGACATTCTATAAGCGCAGGAACTTCGTATAGTCTGGAACGTTTTAAACTTTCGCTAGGATTTAATTGGCGCTCTGGAACACCATTTACACGCCCACAAAATCAAAGTATTCTACAAAATAATCAGATTGTTTATGAGAAACCTAACTCTTCATCATTAGATAGCTTTCTGAGGTTTGATATCTCTACTATATACAATTTCAAAATACTTAAGAATGATGCTCAAATAGGCGCATCTATCTGGAATCTACTAAACAACAATAATATTCTTAATACCTATTATCTTGTTGACAGTAAGAATGAAGTCCAGCAAATGACTGTAAAATCACTTGGCTTTACACCAAACCTTAGTTTTCAGTATAATTTTTAA
- a CDS encoding peptidylprolyl isomerase, translating into MKHLFLLLIFLCGFSFAHAQKDILLTINNEVIDSEEFTRVYEKNSELIKEDESNAPEDYLKLFIDYKLKVQEAYRLGLNNKKSYQDELSAYRAQLAKNYLNDVKVTEELVKEAYDRTVNELNARHILVRVSPDASPSDTLVAYRNITQARERIINGENFEKVARAISEDPSAKKNGGNLGWFKAFKMVYPFENAAYNTAINEVSKPFRTSFGYHIVQPIAARKSKGKVQVAHIMVALNQNDSTIIPEERINEVSKLLSQGASFETVALNYSDDRASYKKGGKLEEFEQGQLSSAAFEKTAFSLENIGAISQPFKTEFGWHIIKLLSKTPVPTYLDARVALTNKVTRDARAQVISNKLDSKLRNRYNVALNEGLQSYLESLFPEKYSETKIVLNNEPALSNVAFTLGKKKATYTYKMVADYLLAKYPRNKFRSRSQFVEEGIQSFVSVVLKNYHLEHLEEEDQDFADILKEYKEGLLLFDLLETNIWKKAQQDSIGLQEFFLRNKEDYRSVKTYEATVCTTKSKSLAKNYRKIISKGLSPDEAVLSLKSKSDTPVLLSNRVLTQQEFPKGQYLSIGISDLIEDGDNFIVYDVTAITEARDQLLKDVRGVVISDYQKELENKFVKNLRDKSTITINKEILNRLITKYEN; encoded by the coding sequence ATGAAGCACCTTTTTTTATTGCTTATTTTCCTTTGTGGATTTTCGTTTGCTCACGCTCAAAAAGATATTCTTCTTACAATAAATAATGAAGTTATTGATAGTGAAGAGTTTACGAGGGTTTATGAGAAAAATAGCGAACTCATAAAAGAAGATGAGTCTAATGCTCCAGAAGATTATCTAAAGCTTTTTATAGATTACAAACTCAAAGTCCAAGAGGCCTACAGATTGGGACTTAATAATAAAAAGTCTTATCAAGATGAGTTATCTGCTTATCGTGCACAACTTGCAAAAAACTATCTCAATGACGTCAAGGTAACAGAAGAGCTTGTAAAGGAAGCTTACGATAGAACTGTAAATGAACTTAATGCACGTCACATTCTCGTGAGAGTGAGCCCTGATGCTTCACCTAGTGATACGCTAGTGGCCTACCGAAACATTACTCAAGCGAGGGAACGTATTATTAATGGTGAAAACTTTGAAAAAGTAGCAAGAGCGATAAGTGAAGATCCATCTGCCAAAAAGAACGGCGGTAACCTAGGATGGTTCAAAGCTTTTAAAATGGTGTATCCGTTTGAGAATGCAGCCTATAATACCGCAATTAATGAAGTTTCTAAGCCTTTTCGAACCAGTTTTGGATATCATATCGTTCAGCCTATTGCCGCTCGCAAGTCAAAGGGGAAAGTACAAGTTGCCCACATAATGGTTGCTTTAAATCAAAATGATAGTACTATTATCCCAGAGGAAAGAATTAATGAGGTGTCGAAGCTATTAAGTCAAGGCGCTTCTTTTGAGACAGTAGCACTTAATTATAGTGATGATAGGGCGTCTTATAAAAAGGGAGGAAAACTAGAAGAGTTTGAGCAAGGACAATTGAGTAGTGCTGCGTTTGAAAAAACAGCATTTTCACTTGAAAATATTGGTGCTATTTCGCAGCCTTTTAAAACTGAATTTGGATGGCATATCATAAAATTACTGTCTAAAACTCCTGTGCCAACCTATTTGGATGCTCGAGTTGCACTTACCAATAAAGTAACAAGAGATGCTAGAGCACAGGTAATATCAAACAAGTTAGACAGCAAGTTGAGAAATAGATATAATGTAGCTCTTAATGAAGGCTTGCAATCATATCTAGAAAGTCTCTTCCCAGAGAAATATTCTGAAACCAAAATTGTTCTTAATAACGAACCGGCATTAAGTAATGTGGCATTTACTTTAGGCAAAAAGAAAGCTACATACACCTATAAAATGGTAGCCGACTATTTACTGGCGAAGTATCCACGTAATAAATTTAGGTCTAGGAGTCAGTTTGTAGAAGAGGGAATTCAATCTTTTGTTAGTGTTGTACTTAAAAATTATCATTTGGAGCACTTGGAAGAGGAAGATCAGGATTTTGCCGATATATTAAAGGAATACAAAGAGGGTTTATTGTTATTTGATTTACTAGAAACTAATATCTGGAAAAAAGCTCAACAAGATAGCATAGGTCTACAAGAATTCTTCTTAAGAAATAAAGAAGATTATAGAAGTGTAAAGACTTATGAGGCTACAGTATGTACTACAAAAAGTAAGAGTTTAGCGAAAAATTATAGAAAAATTATTTCTAAAGGCCTCTCGCCAGACGAAGCCGTATTATCTTTAAAAAGTAAGAGTGACACTCCTGTGCTATTATCTAATAGAGTTTTAACTCAACAAGAATTTCCGAAAGGACAGTATCTATCTATAGGTATAAGTGATTTAATAGAAGATGGAGATAACTTTATAGTCTATGACGTTACTGCCATCACAGAGGCAAGAGATCAATTACTAAAGGATGTGAGAGGTGTAGTTATAAGTGACTATCAGAAAGAGTTGGAAAATAAGTTTGTAAAGAATTTAAGAGATAAAAGCACAATCACTATTAATAAAGAGATTTTAAATAGGTTAATAACGAAATATGAGAATTAA
- a CDS encoding OmpH family outer membrane protein: MKKIVLGMFVVLFTTTAFAQSKIGTVDADFILTKMPELTGANEKVKAYNLDLETQMKAKIEDYEAKVKLYQSGQATFTDADKKTKQGEIIALEEDISKFRQNGAQLLQLKQSEVVQPLYKKIGEMVTVVAKEQGYSHILTIGNNNNFAYADPAADITMAVLAKLGITVEE, encoded by the coding sequence ATGAAAAAAATCGTACTTGGAATGTTTGTAGTGCTATTTACAACAACCGCTTTTGCTCAAAGCAAAATAGGAACTGTAGATGCCGACTTTATCCTCACAAAAATGCCCGAGCTTACAGGAGCAAATGAAAAAGTGAAAGCTTACAATCTTGATCTTGAAACACAAATGAAAGCAAAGATTGAAGACTATGAAGCTAAGGTGAAATTATACCAAAGCGGTCAAGCAACTTTTACAGATGCAGACAAGAAAACAAAACAAGGAGAAATCATTGCTCTTGAAGAAGATATCTCAAAATTTCGTCAGAATGGTGCACAGCTTTTACAATTAAAGCAATCTGAAGTTGTACAGCCACTTTACAAGAAAATAGGAGAAATGGTAACTGTAGTAGCAAAAGAACAAGGCTACTCACACATCCTTACTATAGGTAACAATAACAACTTTGCATATGCAGACCCTGCAGCAGATATTACAATGGCTGTTCTTGCAAAACTAGGAATCACAGTAGAAGAGTAA
- a CDS encoding nucleoside triphosphate pyrophosphohydrolase family protein: protein MKNKIAAVTLFHDTYGLDRKDKPTANLPLSKNELRFNLMKEENEEYLEAANAGDLVEVADALGDMLYILCGTIIEHGMQDKIEEVFNEIQRSNMSKLGADGKPIYREDGKVLKGPNYFKPDIKSILDK, encoded by the coding sequence ATGAAAAATAAAATAGCCGCCGTAACATTATTTCATGACACTTATGGTCTTGATCGAAAAGATAAACCTACTGCAAATCTCCCGCTATCGAAAAATGAGCTACGCTTTAACCTCATGAAAGAGGAAAATGAAGAATACCTAGAAGCTGCAAACGCTGGTGACCTAGTAGAGGTGGCAGATGCCCTAGGGGATATGCTTTACATATTATGTGGAACGATCATCGAGCATGGGATGCAAGATAAAATTGAAGAAGTCTTTAATGAAATACAGCGTTCTAATATGAGTAAACTAGGAGCAGATGGTAAGCCTATCTATCGTGAAGATGGAAAAGTGCTTAAGGGGCCTAATTATTTTAAGCCAGACATTAAGAGTATACTTGACAAGTAA
- the glyA gene encoding serine hydroxymethyltransferase, which produces MQRDTAIFDLIQEEKERQLNGLELIASENFVSDQVMEAAGSVLTNKYAEGYPGKRYYGGCEVVDEVETLAIERAKELFGAAYANVQPHSGSQANTAVFHACLKPGDKFLGFDLAHGGHLTHGSPVNFSGRLYNPVFYGVEKETGLLNYDKIQEIATKEQPKMIIAGASAYSREIDYKRFREIADSVGAILLADVAHPAGLIAKGIIADPIPHCHVVTTTTHKTLRGPRGGMIMMGKDFENPFGIKLKNGNLRMMSSLLDSGIFPGNQGGPLMHVIGAKAIAFGEALTDEFLHYMVQVKKNATMLADALVLKGYDIISGGTDNHMMLIDLRNKNVTGKAAEEALGKADITVNKNMVPFDDKSPFVTSGIRIGTAAVTTRGLVEGDMHEIANFIDKAIQHHDNDEVLANVAASVNEMMGHRPLFKA; this is translated from the coding sequence ATGCAACGTGATACTGCCATTTTTGACCTAATCCAAGAAGAAAAAGAACGCCAATTAAACGGACTTGAGCTTATTGCTTCAGAGAACTTTGTAAGTGACCAAGTAATGGAAGCTGCAGGTTCTGTGTTAACAAACAAATATGCCGAAGGATACCCGGGAAAAAGATATTACGGTGGTTGTGAAGTAGTAGACGAGGTGGAGACACTTGCTATAGAGCGCGCAAAGGAACTCTTTGGAGCAGCATATGCAAACGTACAACCACACTCTGGATCACAAGCAAACACAGCAGTATTCCATGCTTGTTTAAAGCCAGGAGATAAATTTTTAGGTTTTGATCTTGCACACGGTGGTCACCTTACTCATGGATCTCCAGTAAACTTTTCTGGACGTTTATATAATCCAGTTTTTTATGGAGTAGAGAAGGAGACAGGACTACTTAATTATGATAAAATTCAAGAGATAGCAACAAAGGAACAGCCTAAGATGATTATCGCTGGAGCTTCTGCTTATTCTCGAGAGATAGATTATAAACGCTTTCGCGAAATTGCAGATTCTGTTGGAGCAATTCTTCTTGCAGATGTTGCACACCCAGCAGGGCTTATTGCAAAAGGAATCATTGCAGATCCCATCCCACACTGTCACGTAGTAACAACTACTACACACAAAACCCTAAGAGGACCACGCGGTGGAATGATCATGATGGGCAAGGATTTTGAAAATCCTTTTGGGATCAAATTAAAGAATGGAAATCTAAGAATGATGTCTTCATTACTTGATAGTGGTATTTTTCCTGGTAATCAGGGAGGACCGTTAATGCATGTGATAGGAGCAAAGGCAATCGCTTTTGGAGAAGCACTTACAGATGAGTTTTTACATTATATGGTGCAGGTTAAGAAAAATGCAACAATGCTAGCTGATGCACTTGTACTTAAAGGTTATGATATTATCTCTGGAGGTACAGATAACCACATGATGCTTATAGACCTGCGCAATAAAAATGTAACAGGTAAAGCAGCCGAAGAAGCACTAGGAAAAGCAGATATTACAGTAAATAAAAACATGGTACCATTTGATGATAAGTCACCATTTGTTACTTCTGGTATACGTATAGGTACAGCTGCAGTGACCACTCGTGGTCTTGTAGAAGGTGATATGCATGAGATTGCAAACTTTATAGATAAAGCAATACAGCATCACGATAATGATGAAGTACTTGCAAACGTTGCAGCAAGTGTAAACGAGATGATGGGACACAGACCATTGTTTAAAGCATAA
- a CDS encoding RNA polymerase sigma factor, whose translation MKKENKKGVCQETIYNRVFKAHSKNLFNFLYYKFGNDYNPEDKVQEAFIKLWENCAKVSEDKAKSYLFTIANNLTLNAYAHQKVVLKFKKNTPKGYTNETPEFVLEEQEYQQKLEKAIVNLTEAQRTAFLLNRVEGKKHKEIAALLGISTKAVEKRIYGALKKLKKEITELR comes from the coding sequence ATGAAAAAGGAAAATAAAAAGGGTGTTTGCCAAGAGACTATTTACAATAGAGTCTTTAAGGCGCATTCTAAAAATCTGTTTAATTTTCTTTATTATAAATTCGGGAACGACTACAATCCCGAAGATAAAGTACAAGAGGCTTTTATTAAGCTCTGGGAAAACTGTGCAAAAGTTTCAGAAGATAAGGCAAAAAGTTATCTGTTTACCATAGCAAATAACCTTACGCTTAACGCCTATGCACACCAGAAGGTGGTTTTAAAATTTAAAAAGAATACCCCTAAAGGTTATACAAATGAGACTCCAGAATTTGTACTTGAAGAACAAGAGTACCAACAAAAACTTGAAAAAGCGATTGTAAATCTCACAGAGGCACAGCGCACAGCTTTTTTACTTAACCGCGTAGAAGGAAAAAAACACAAGGAAATTGCAGCGCTTTTAGGCATCTCTACAAAGGCAGTAGAAAAAAGAATTTATGGTGCTCTAAAAAAATTAAAAAAAGAAATCACAGAGCTCAGGTAG
- a CDS encoding LamG-like jellyroll fold domain-containing protein, with translation MNTHWYYLAITVDATNAIKLYKDAIIRNEVINATLGIGIADLNEYTLGQNFLGHVDDLRVYKNTLNATEIQQLFTLGGDCYTCL, from the coding sequence ATGAATACACATTGGTATTATCTAGCTATTACCGTAGATGCTACAAATGCTATAAAACTTTACAAGGATGCTATCATTCGTAATGAGGTAATTAACGCCACGCTTGGTATAGGAATTGCAGATTTAAATGAATATACACTTGGCCAGAATTTCCTAGGTCATGTAGATGATCTTAGAGTGTATAAAAACACACTAAATGCTACCGAAATACAACAACTCTTTACTTTAGGAGGTGATTGCTATACTTGTCTGTAA
- a CDS encoding DUF3575 domain-containing protein, whose translation MKQLITLSLLLFCATMFAQEQFENSNFSELKLNGLSTALGTIEVEFERTINENSSFGTSLFTTFNDSGAAFSYDYDSGINGFYRRYLSKKYASGLFVEGFTMFHSTKILEPNAIPDTDNNLLLGLGAGYKWISKEGIILQANFGMGRNVFETNQDKVSGRAGISIGYRFK comes from the coding sequence ATGAAGCAATTAATCACTTTATCATTACTATTATTTTGTGCTACTATGTTTGCACAAGAACAGTTTGAAAATTCAAATTTTTCAGAATTAAAATTAAACGGGCTCTCTACCGCCTTAGGTACAATCGAGGTAGAATTTGAAAGAACAATTAATGAAAACTCTTCTTTTGGGACGTCATTATTTACCACTTTTAATGACTCCGGCGCAGCTTTTTCATATGATTATGACAGTGGAATCAACGGTTTTTATAGACGCTATTTAAGCAAGAAATATGCCAGCGGACTTTTTGTCGAAGGGTTTACAATGTTTCACAGTACCAAAATCCTTGAGCCCAATGCTATACCAGATACAGATAATAATCTACTTCTAGGTTTAGGCGCAGGTTACAAGTGGATTTCAAAAGAAGGAATCATTTTACAAGCAAATTTTGGAATGGGAAGAAACGTTTTTGAAACCAATCAAGATAAAGTGAGTGGTAGAGCGGGAATCAGTATAGGCTATCGTTTCAAGTAA
- a CDS encoding FecR family protein encodes MEKEQLIRKWLDNELSESELQAFKNLEEYHQYTRISDTVKHLEIPTYHVDKQLEALHTRVNAKKSKVISLKPFLRIAAVFLLFLGVYYALSVRSTGTNHNTQFAQKETITLPDNSTVMLNAMSSISYDEDTWQAQRNVSLEGEAYFKVAKGTTFNVKTTNGTVTVLGTQFNIKNRNEYFDVVCYEGSVKVTTAAQEVILKAGDRFRESVLITGTTTASTIKSPSWTHNESSFEKTPLREVIAELERQYQVHVDVDEVFAQELYTGTFTHDNIDIALKSISLPFNLTYTKEENKVTLARD; translated from the coding sequence ATGGAAAAAGAACAATTAATACGTAAATGGCTCGATAATGAGCTTAGCGAGAGTGAGCTTCAAGCATTTAAAAATCTTGAAGAGTACCATCAATACACGCGTATTTCTGATACCGTCAAACATCTAGAGATTCCTACTTACCATGTAGACAAGCAACTTGAGGCGCTACATACCCGTGTGAATGCTAAGAAATCTAAAGTGATTTCGCTGAAACCTTTTTTACGTATCGCAGCAGTATTTTTACTATTTCTAGGGGTTTATTATGCACTATCAGTAAGATCTACTGGTACTAATCATAATACACAATTTGCTCAAAAAGAAACCATCACATTACCCGATAACTCCACAGTGATGCTCAACGCGATGTCTTCTATTTCTTATGATGAAGATACTTGGCAGGCTCAGCGCAATGTATCTCTAGAAGGAGAAGCTTATTTCAAAGTGGCAAAGGGAACTACTTTTAATGTGAAAACTACAAATGGAACTGTAACAGTATTAGGTACACAATTTAATATCAAAAATAGAAATGAATACTTTGACGTGGTATGTTATGAAGGTTCTGTAAAAGTAACAACCGCGGCACAGGAAGTAATATTAAAAGCTGGAGACCGCTTTCGCGAAAGCGTACTTATTACAGGAACTACAACTGCTAGCACTATAAAATCACCTTCGTGGACTCACAATGAAAGCTCCTTTGAAAAAACTCCCTTGAGAGAAGTTATTGCAGAATTAGAAAGACAATATCAAGTACACGTTGATGTAGACGAAGTATTTGCTCAAGAGCTTTACACGGGAACATTTACACACGACAATATAGATATTGCTCTCAAATCTATAAGTCTACCTTTTAATTTAACCTATACCAAAGAGGAAAATAAGGTAACTTTAGCTCGTGATTAA
- the fahA gene encoding fumarylacetoacetase → MPLSANDPSRKTWLETPKNTDFPIQNIPFGVFLTRDDVITIGTRIGDYAIDLGALHQLGYFEGIPLTDDIFLQDTLNDFIADGRKTWRLVRNRIAEIFEETNESLRGNQKDRDVVIFKMEEVEMQLPVQIGDYTDFYSSIEHATNVGTMFRGEENALMPNWLHLPVAYHGRSSSVIPSGIPVHRPNGQKLPNGATEPIFGPSRLVDFELEMAFITTDANNLGESITTTDAEENIFGLVLFNDWSARDIQKWEYVPLGPFLAKNFASSISPWIVTLDALEPFRVEGPKPKKELLPYLQYEGKKSFDINLEVALQPEGKKETTVCKSNFKYMYWNMSQQLAHHTVNGCPVNAGDMMGSGTLSGKTPDSYGSMLELSWRGEKPIKLEEGGDRKFIEDNDTVIIRGYSKTKDYPRIGFGEVSTKLLPVFEPKTK, encoded by the coding sequence ATGCCACTATCTGCTAACGATCCCTCTAGAAAAACTTGGCTCGAAACGCCAAAAAATACAGATTTCCCAATACAGAATATTCCTTTTGGTGTATTCTTAACGCGTGATGACGTTATTACAATAGGGACGCGTATAGGAGATTACGCAATAGATCTTGGTGCTTTACACCAATTAGGTTACTTTGAAGGTATCCCACTTACAGATGATATCTTTTTACAAGACACGCTCAATGATTTTATTGCAGATGGTCGTAAAACGTGGAGACTAGTACGTAACCGCATTGCCGAAATTTTTGAAGAAACCAATGAATCTTTACGTGGTAATCAGAAAGATCGCGATGTTGTAATTTTCAAAATGGAAGAAGTTGAGATGCAATTACCTGTACAAATAGGTGATTATACAGACTTCTACTCAAGCATAGAACACGCTACAAACGTAGGAACAATGTTCCGCGGTGAGGAAAATGCCTTGATGCCTAACTGGCTGCACTTACCTGTTGCATATCACGGGAGAAGTTCTTCTGTAATACCATCGGGAATTCCGGTACACCGTCCTAATGGTCAGAAATTACCTAACGGAGCTACAGAGCCTATATTTGGCCCATCAAGATTAGTAGATTTTGAACTAGAGATGGCTTTTATTACTACAGATGCAAATAACTTAGGCGAATCTATCACCACTACAGATGCCGAGGAAAATATTTTTGGACTTGTACTCTTTAATGACTGGAGTGCTCGTGATATTCAAAAATGGGAATATGTGCCACTAGGACCGTTTCTTGCAAAAAACTTTGCCTCTTCAATATCTCCTTGGATCGTAACACTAGATGCGCTTGAGCCTTTCCGTGTTGAAGGCCCTAAGCCTAAAAAAGAACTACTTCCTTACTTACAATATGAAGGAAAGAAGAGTTTTGATATCAATCTTGAAGTAGCATTACAACCAGAAGGAAAGAAAGAGACTACCGTTTGTAAATCTAACTTTAAGTATATGTACTGGAACATGAGCCAGCAACTCGCACACCATACTGTAAATGGATGTCCTGTAAATGCTGGAGATATGATGGGAAGTGGTACACTTTCTGGAAAAACACCAGATTCTTACGGATCTATGCTCGAGTTATCATGGAGAGGAGAAAAGCCTATTAAACTTGAAGAAGGTGGTGATCGTAAGTTTATTGAAGATAATGACACTGTAATTATACGTGGTTACTCAAAAACAAAGGATTATCCACGCATAGGTTTTGGCGAGGTTTCGACAAAATTACTTCCTGTATTTGAGCCTAAAACTAAATAG